Proteins from one Candidatus Binatus sp. genomic window:
- a CDS encoding tyrosine-type recombinase/integrase: protein MEAEVEAFAAALKKASRAADNTVTSYRRDLLALRSFLLERAAMVGRRVEEIDVAGITADHIRSYLAELMKKNAKRATVQRRLSAIKAFFRYRETTTGEPSPARSIRSPKNERRLPSILQPDEVRRLIEVSADDSKPAAIRDRAIFETLYSSGLRVGELVGLNWRDIDEELGMVMVRAGKGNKDRLVPLGEPALDALRAWRRATAVAWEPDSAVITNLRGGRLTTRSVEMILQRRLAAVGLSAAITPHGLRHCFATHMLGNGADLRSIQEMLGHASLATTQRYTHVSVNHLKEVYRRAFPRV from the coding sequence ATGGAAGCGGAGGTAGAGGCTTTTGCGGCGGCGCTGAAGAAGGCGTCGCGTGCCGCGGACAATACGGTGACAAGCTATCGTCGCGACCTGCTCGCGCTGCGAAGTTTTCTGCTGGAGCGGGCGGCGATGGTCGGCAGACGAGTCGAGGAAATCGACGTTGCGGGCATCACCGCCGATCATATCCGCAGCTACCTGGCCGAATTGATGAAAAAAAACGCAAAACGCGCCACCGTGCAGCGCAGGCTGAGCGCGATCAAGGCATTTTTCCGCTACCGCGAGACGACGACCGGCGAGCCAAGCCCGGCGCGGTCGATTCGCTCGCCAAAAAACGAAAGACGCCTGCCCTCGATATTGCAGCCGGACGAAGTCCGCCGGCTGATCGAAGTATCTGCCGATGACTCGAAGCCCGCGGCGATACGCGATCGCGCGATCTTCGAGACGCTGTATTCGTCGGGGCTGCGCGTCGGCGAGCTGGTCGGGCTCAACTGGCGCGATATCGACGAAGAACTCGGGATGGTCATGGTGCGGGCGGGCAAGGGCAACAAGGACCGGCTGGTGCCGCTGGGCGAGCCTGCGCTGGATGCGTTGCGGGCGTGGCGGCGTGCGACGGCGGTTGCGTGGGAACCCGACAGCGCCGTGATAACCAATCTTCGCGGCGGCAGACTGACCACGCGCAGCGTCGAGATGATCCTGCAGCGGCGATTGGCGGCGGTGGGTCTGAGCGCGGCAATCACGCCGCACGGGCTGCGTCACTGTTTCGCAACGCACATGCTCGGCAATGGGGCGGACCTGAGGTCGATACAGGAAATGCTCGGGCATGCGAGCCTGGCGACCACGCAGCGCTATACTCATGTGAGCGTGAATCATTTGAAAGAGGTTTATCGACGTGCCTTTCCACGGGTTTGA
- the hslV gene encoding ATP-dependent protease subunit HslV has product MPFHGFDQGLEPGAEIRHTTILCVRHDGHVIIAGDGQVSVGQTIMKSKAKKVRRLHQDRVLAGFAGSTADALTLFDKFESKLQEYNGVLRRAAVELAKDWRTDRILRRLEAMLVVADKESSLLISGVGDVLEPDDGILAIGSGGNYALSAARALVRHGSGMTARQIAEGAMKIASEVCVYTNDQFVFEEL; this is encoded by the coding sequence GTGCCTTTCCACGGGTTTGATCAGGGCCTCGAGCCGGGCGCCGAAATTCGCCACACGACGATTCTGTGCGTACGCCACGACGGGCACGTCATCATCGCGGGTGACGGACAGGTGAGCGTTGGACAAACGATCATGAAGAGCAAGGCGAAGAAAGTGCGCCGGCTGCATCAGGATCGCGTGCTGGCGGGATTCGCGGGCTCGACCGCGGACGCGCTGACGCTGTTCGACAAGTTCGAATCGAAGCTGCAGGAATACAACGGCGTGCTTCGCCGCGCCGCGGTCGAGTTGGCCAAGGACTGGCGCACGGATCGAATCCTGCGCCGGCTCGAGGCGATGCTGGTGGTGGCGGACAAGGAGAGCTCGCTGCTTATTTCAGGCGTCGGCGACGTGCTCGAGCCCGACGATGGAATATTGGCGATCGGATCGGGCGGCAACTACGCGCTATCAGCGGCGCGCGCGCTGGTTCGCCACGGTTCCGGGATGACGGCGCGCCAGATCGCGGAAGGTGCGATGAAAATCGCGTCGGAGGTCTGCGTTTACACCAACGACCAATTCGTCTTCGAAGAGTTGTAG